The segment GTTATCATCGATATCTGTTGATACTACAATGCATTCATCAAGTTCCaaacgtttaagttttttacaattgtttgaaattgcgaTTATTGCTTCCTCACTGAGGAAATTATTGATCATCTGtaaaatttcaagattttctaatttttttaactttttaaaaacatttgccTCTATAAGATTGCATATAGGGTCCATGCACAAGtgttttaaattcttgcaatatttacTAATTGTATCCACTAAGTCAGGTAATATTTCATAACAAGATAAACGaagatattctaaatttttcaagtttttccaTTTTGCCAAAGGAATTTTAGCAAGATCATAAAAGTCATGtggaatatcaagatgttttagatttttgcatgtacTAAAAATAGTGTCAAGTACTTTTGTAGCgactttctttattttatcactatctttatcttcttttctttcaactattatttgtatatattccAAATTAACGAGTTTATGGAATAGAGGAAACTCCATGTGTGTATTATATAATTGGATATCAAGATGAACAAGTGTTTTTGCTTCTGCTATTTCTTGAAGAATCAGCTCGTCTAAACAGAGACCATGTACAGTCagtttttgaagatttttaaattgttttaaagtctgaaaataataaaaatttatttatataatttgttatGATAGTGTATTGTTTGTCAATGATGATAAACGACTAGTTGGTATTCAATAACAACTTACGCAAAGAACTGCTCGTTTACCGCACCGATCCCACCAACATTTATTGAgtatatgaatttcattaatttcttctggaagactattaattatttcaaatagatttactgttattttttttgtcgtatagtttagtaaaattttaatgcattttaatttatccaattgtgtaaatgcttgaacaaagtgatcagcatttttaattaagaaggtatcattaaatttacattccaAGATTGTTAAATTTCTACAGTGATCACCAATAAATGGCATGATCCTCGAATCGAAAATATCTGAGAGAGACAATTCTCTTAAATATTTaccacatcttaataatatttcctcgacgtatgattgtgtcaacaaacggttatcataacaacgtccaattgatgattcacatttgtattttttaatgtcgtaCCAAGCTAGTTGGgatgcctctttccatttggtacaaactacaataaaacaatatcaaatttaaaaattaataataaaaacgttgatattttatcaacaaaaaagaaactttattctaataataatatattgtataccTTCTTCCATGTCTATTCTTTCTGGCATTGGCaacaacatgatgatttttgctaACGAGTCATAATCCAGTGAATTGATGACaacttttttcttattcttgCCACTATTATCAGAGATTTGTTGGTCTTTCACAACACATCTTCTTTTTGGcctttgtttattattgtcaccatcatcaaagatttgttggttttttgcAGCACATCTTCTTTTTGGCCTCATTTTAAGTAAAttctagaaaaatatatatttaaaaaactaatgataaattttaatgtattaccagaataataaaataaacaaaaacttgTTCCAAAATGTAGATCAAATAAAGATTGATGATTTACCAGTAATTAccagtaaaattatatttaatgttaaataatattgaatgtcaTGCGACAATTGAAAcacgtatttttaattattttatcaatgtataattattgttaaaattatgaatGTTGATTTACCTCAATTGATCCtttgattttttctatttttaaatgaatgtattaatttaatgatgaatttcAATTAGACAATATTGTATGTTTGAccgtttaatgttaattttgctATTGTGCTATTATGCTTGATAACCGTGATAATATCAAGTTGATATAGcaaatgatatgaaaaaaaaaaaaacaccatcaTATATTAACGTGATCGCAGCTGGAAGTCTACGTTACCAGCATGGTTTTGATAACGGTAATCGGTATTTTAGTCCTTAGCCTGGATGACGTTTTGTTTGTGATGctgagatgatgatgattcttcAACCCCACCAAAACATTCAACTAGAGTCTTCTAGagacaattaaataaacaattgatagtatttttcatcaataagattttatttatattaatatttcaatcacTAGTATTCCAGGATGTgaattaccattttttttctcgttgtGATGTACCACTTGATTGTAAATCAAGAGTACTTATTGTTCTGATGGAACTACCAATGATTATTggaacaaaaaatttgaaaattattttttattactatacataaataaaaaaaataaataaataaataacacttgtaattaaattagatagcttttatttttttttataatatatattttatatttttatgtattacaataaaaaaagaattaaatttattaaaattgagttATAAGCGTCTATAAAAAAGGCATATCAACGCAAATTAATCATCGATAAAGTTAACAATACAAGGTCTACTTACATAaggatgattatttttattttatattgagatattgaaaaaatataaagagtGGGAATGCCATATGAGTGGCCAGAGTCTGCCCCAGCTGTTTGATATTTGATCAATTTTCATACATTTTAAtaagtttgttatttttataaatgaaaagaaaaaaacaatgacaataattgattgttttttttttttaaataaataaatatacctgtttaaattatttatttgtatttttatgtaattatatattaatgaaaatattttataaattaaattaactaatgttacttgataatattgaGATTTAAAatctgttgataaaattatatcactgtttgttatttttcaaccGAATCTACTATAGGGAAACATTTCAACAGTTATACAACCTGTTGTATAAACCTTTAATTATGACATATAATGTACTATTGagggtaaaaataattgttccatacaaaaaattattcaagaaataggtatatttattattgaactttgttttacaaaaatattaacattgacatttgaatttttatggtTTAAAGTAATATAGAGAAAAagttgttataataataataataataataatcttttacAATGTCTTTGACTTAGTCACACATTTTGTATGTGTTTTAAGGAATACATTATAGAAGAATATTAAGCgtataaaaaagagaaaaatatacgataaatttaaattaatttgaaggATAGATCTATCCTCTATAATCAGTAACaaccaaccattgagatttaattattgacttaGAAGCTTCAATTATTGACTTATTAGATATTCGTAAACGTAAAATTATgccatttgtacgatttttagttgcctgatcagcaCCAATAACCAagtcaattgtaatattatctatTCCCACCGCATGGATATCTTCAAGatctgggttattttttataaattgaataataccagtATCAGTAAGATTCCTACAATGACCACAATTAAACTCTTTTAATCCTTTTAACCTGATAATGAAGCTGTCGGAAATATTACGAGAGCTTACGCTtagtatttctaaattttccaaCTTTGTTAAAGCAACGAGAGCTGTTTCACTAATATCATCACTGTTACCAGAGATATCTAaactttttaggtttttacaattattagcaatagcaataattgtattatcgTCAATGTTTTCTGCATCTTCCAAGCTtagatgttcaagatattgtaattttgataactcattGAAAACCGATGGAGAAGAAAGTCCgtcatcatcaatatctgTTGATATTACTGTGCATCCATCAAGTTTtaaacgtttaagttttttacaattgtttgaaattgcgaTTATTTCTTCCTCATCAAGGGATTCATAAATAATCTCtaaaatttcaagattttccaaTTCTGTTAACTTTTTTACAACATATGCCTCTATAATATCAGGTAAAGAGCTTATGCACAAGtgttttaaattcttgcaatatttaacaattgtatctACTAAGTCAGGTGACACATCATGACAAGATAAACTaagatattctaaatttttcaagtttttccaTTTTGCCAAAGGAATTTTAGCAAGATTATAAAAGTCATTtggaatatcaagatgttttagatttttgcatttacaaaaaaaagtgttgaGTACGTTTGTACAGTCTTTCTTGTCTTCATTTTCTCCTTCAATCCCTATTTGTATATACTCCAAATTAACGAGTTTATCAAGAAGAGGAAACTCTACGTGCTTCTCATGTAATTCAATATCAAGATGAGCGAGTGTTGTTGCTTCTGCTATTTCTTGAAGAGTTAGCTCGTCTAAATAGAGGCTACGTGAAGTCagtttttgaagatttttaaatttttttaaagtctgaaaataatagaaatttattaaaataatttgtgtttatttgattgatagtATTGTTTGTCACTGGTGATAAACAACTAGCTGGTATTCAATATTAACTTACGAAAAGAACTTCTTGGTTACCGTAATCAAACCAacattcattaaatatatgaatttcattaatttcttctggaagactattaattatttcaaatagattaattacttttttttctgttgtatAGTTCAGTAAtattttaatgcattttaatttatccaattgtgtaaatgcttgaacaaagtgATCAGCATTATCAATCAAgacattatcatcaaatttacattccaaggttgttaaatttttacaatgatcaCCAACAAATGGCATGATTCTTGAATCGAAAATATTTGAGAGAGACAATTCATGCAGATATTTaccacatcttaataatattttctcaaggtatgattgtgtcaacaaacggttatcataacaacgtccaattgatgattcacatttgtattttttaatgtcgtaCCAAGCTAGTTGGgatgcctctttccatttggtacaaactAGGATAAAACGTATAAAACTTAGTGGTCTTCGATTCTCGAAAAAAGTATCAGAATCGAGTATCaatactttttcttttaagaATCGGAAAATCgatgcattttttttctactacttttttttttttttttttctgaatgaacaattatttaattataatatttttatttttttttagtaaatacactattttctttttctaatataataaaacaatggtttgcaaacaaatagaaatagaaaaacgaatccaaaataaaaaaaattaacttagtgatttcatattttttcttggctCAGTACaccggatttttttttccgattcttgaaaaaaaatatcgagtaTCGATACATCAGCCTAAAAAAAGTATCGAGTAAAAGTACTTGATACTTTCCGATTTAAAATCGGCTTGTCGATACATCGGCAACAATCGAAGACCAATAAtcatacttgaaataaatagtAGAAAcatagatattttattaacaaaaaaaaaaactttattttttaccttcttccatgtctatcctttctggtatgggcaacaacatgatgatttttgctaACGAGTCATAATCCAGTGAATTGatgacaattttttgtttattcttgTCACCATCATCAGAAATTTGTTGGTCTTTTACAACACATCTTCTCTTtgacctttttttattattgttaccaCCATCAGagatttgttggttttttgcaacacattttctttttggcctcattttaaataaattctaaaaatatatatttaaaaaattaatgataaattgaaatgtaTCACAAccagaataataaaatgaacaaaaattgCATGTTTTAAGAAgtacatcaaataaaaattgatgatttaccagtaattaccagtataaaattaacatcaatataattatattaaatgtcaaataatattgaatgtcatgcaacaattgaaacacgtatttttattttataaatgtacctaattgttaaaattataaattttgatttacctCAATTAatcctttgattttttttatttataaatagatgtattaatttaatgatgaatttcAATTATAGACAATTTTGTATGTTTGATCGTTAATTTTGCTATTGTTATCTTTGATatctttgataataaatatgaattgaCAATTTGACATGAACCAAAaggcaaaaaaaagaaaaacaccatcacatacatatgtattatttattataaacgtGATCGCAGCTAGATGTCTACGTTACCAGCATGGCTTTGATGACGGTAATCGGTATTAAGTCTGGATGACGATTGTTTATGATGATTCTTCAGTTCCACCAAACATTCAACTCGAGTCTTCTAGAGGCAATGAAATGAACATAAttgatagtattttttatcaataagatttattaatattagtaCTTTAATCACTAATATTCCAGGATGATGATTACCATTTCTTCTTGTTATGATGTACCAGTTGATTGTTCATCAAGAGTACTCATAGTTATATGATGGAACTATCAATGATTAttgcaacaaaaaatttgaaaattatttgttattattaaataattaattttaacttgtTACTTATAAactatatgaataaataaataaataaataaataaattaacaaatttaaataaattagtaatgGCTTATTACTAtaatgtaatataaaaaaaaaaaaataaataaataaaattaattaattgatttttattattaatatatttttatatataaataaaaagaataagcaataaaatttaattattgataaagttAATAACAAGGTCTACTACATaaggataattatttttattttacaaaaaccGAATTGGTATGTATTGGAAATATAAAGAGATATGAGTGGCCAGTCTACCCCAGCTTTTTGATATTTGATTGATCAATTTTCATACATTTTAAAaggtttgttatttttataaatgaaaaaaaaaatcagctgtcattaaattaattaatttattaatcaattcaaTGATAAGTGTATTGACGTtgcaaagtaataaaaattatataaatataataattaaaattgattaatttttttttttttaaataaataaagatagacctgtttgaattatttatttgtatttttatgtgattatattaatattggtAATACGTATTTTGTATGTGTTTTTAAGAAGATATTATGGAAGAATATTTAACGTATAAATGAGAGAGAAtgatatatgataaatttaagttAATTCAAAGGATAAATCTATGCTCTAAGTAGTAACaaccaaccattgagatttaattattgacttaGAAGCTTCAATTATTGACTTATTAGATATTCGTAAACGTAAAATTATgccatttgtacgatttttagttgcctgatcagcaCCAATAACCAAggcaattgtaatattatctatTTCCGGCGCATAGATCTCTTCAAGatctgggttattttttataagttcAATGATACCAGTATCAGTAAGATTTTCACAACAATCACAATCAAATTCTTTTAATCCTTTTAACCTGATAATAAAGTTGTCTGAAATATTAGTATAGcctatttttagtatttctaaattttccaaCTTTGTTAAAGCAACGAGAGCTGTTTCAGCAATATCATCATACATACCACAgatatctaaatattttaggtttttacaattattagcaatagcaataattgtattatcgTCAATGTTTTTTGCATCTTCCAAGCTtagatgttcaagatattgtaattttgataactcatttAAAACAGATGGAGACGAAAGTTCGTCACCATCAATAGTTAATACTATTTCGCACTCATCAAGttctaaacgtttaagttttttacaattgtttgaaattgcgaTTATTTCTTCCTCATCAAGGAATTCATGACTAATCTCTAAACTTTCAAGATTTTCCAATTTTGTTAACTTTTTCACAACATTTGTCTCTATAATATCACATTGAGAGATTATGCACAAGTGTTTCAAATTCTggcaatatttaacaattgtatctGCTAAGTCAGGTAGTATTTCATAACAAGTTAAAGTaagatattctaaattttttaagttctTCCATTTTGCCAAAGGAATTTTAGCAAGATCAGAGTCACTTGcaatatcaagatgttttagatttttgcatttacaaaaaatagtgTCGAGTGCTTTTGTAGAGACTACGTTGAATGAATTTGTTCCTCCAATATCTATTTGAATATACTCCAAATTAACGAGTTTATCGAATAGAGGGAACTCTATGTGTGTATTATATAATTGGATATTAAGATGAACAAGTGTTGTTGCTTCTGCTATTTCTTGAAGAATAAGTTCGTCTACGTAGTAGCCAATCAAAGTCagtttttgaagatttttaaatttttttaaagtctgAAATAATagagaattattaaaataatttgtatttatttgattgatagtATTGTTTGTCACTGGTGATTAACAGCTAGTTGGTATTCAATAACAATTACTTACGAAAAAAACAGCTACTCGTTTATTATCCGGCCAACATCTATCAAgtatatgaatttcattaatttcttccgGAAGaccattaattatttcaattagattaattacttttttttctgtcgTATGGTTCAGTAACATTtcaatgcattttaatttatccaagtgtgtaaatgcttgaacaaagtgatcagcattattaattaagaaggtatcattaaatttacatttcaaggttgttaaatttttacagtgatcaCCAACAAATGGCATGATCCTTGAATCGAAAATATCTGAgagatacaatttttttagatatttaccACATCTCAATAATATTCTCTCAAGGTATGATTGTGTTAGCAAACGGTTATCATAAcaacgtccaattgatgattcacatttgtattctttaatgtcataccaagcaAGTTGGgatgcctctttccatttagTACAAACTAGAACAAAACGTAtcagatttaaaataaatagtagaaacattgatatttcattaacaacaaagaaactttatttttataataatatattcacctttttccatgtctatcctttctggtattggcaacaacatgatgatttttgctaACGAGTCATAATCCAGTGAATTGATGACATCTTTTTTTCTGTCATCATGATCAGAAATTTGTTGGTCTTTTACAACACATCTTCTTTTTGGCCTCATTTtaagtaaattctaaaaaatatatatactttaaaaactaatgataaatttaaatgtattaccagaataataaaataaacaaaaacatgtTCAAAAATGTACATCAAATGAAGATTGATGATTTACCAGTAATGTCAAATACTATATTGAATATCATGCAACAATTGAAACACGTGTTTATTTGCTAAATGtactaattg is part of the Aphidius gifuensis isolate YNYX2018 linkage group LG1, ASM1490517v1, whole genome shotgun sequence genome and harbors:
- the LOC122847661 gene encoding receptor like protein 21-like, which codes for MRPKRKCVAKNQQISDGGNNNKKRSKRRCVVKDQQISDDGDKNKQKIVINSLDYDSLAKIIMLLPIPERIDMEEVCTKWKEASQLAWYDIKKYKCESSIGRCYDNRLLTQSYLEKILLRCGKYLHELSLSNIFDSRIMPFVGDHCKNLTTLECKFDDNVLIDNADHFVQAFTQLDKLKCIKILLNYTTEKKVINLFEIINSLPEEINEIHIFNECWFDYGNQEVLFTLKKFKNLQKLTSRSLYLDELTLQEIAEATTLAHLDIELHEKHVEFPLLDKLVNLEYIQIGIEGENEDKKDCTNVLNTFFCKCKNLKHLDIPNDFYNLAKIPLAKWKNLKNLEYLSLSCHDVSPDLVDTIVKYCKNLKHLCISSLPDIIEAYVVKKLTELENLEILEIIYESLDEEEIIAISNNCKKLKRLKLDGCTVISTDIDDDGLSSPSVFNELSKLQYLEHLSLEDAENIDDNTIIAIANNCKNLKSLDISGNSDDISETALVALTKLENLEILSVSSRNISDSFIIRLKGLKEFNCGHCRNLTDTGIIQFIKNNPDLEDIHAVGIDNITIDLVIGADQATKNRTNGIILRLRISNKSIIEASKSIIKSQWLVVTDYRG